One window from the genome of Gavia stellata isolate bGavSte3 chromosome 10, bGavSte3.hap2, whole genome shotgun sequence encodes:
- the LAMC1 gene encoding laminin subunit gamma-1, whose product MGGGGERRARALWLAVLWLWLPGRCGGAMDECTEERSGRPQRCMPEFVNAAFNATVLATHTCGTPAEEYCVQTGVTGVTQSCHLCDAAQPHLRHGAAFLTDYNSPADATWWQSRTMLAGVQHPAAVNLTLHLGKAFDITYVRLKFHTSRPESFAIYKRTREDGPWVPYQYYSGSCESTYHKVNRGFIRTGEDEQQALCTDEFSDISPLTGGNVAFSTLEGRPSAYNFDNSPVLQEWVTATDIRVTLNRLNTFGDEVFNDPKVLKSYYYAISDFAVGGRCKCNGHASECVKNEFGKLVCNCKHNTFGVDCEKCLPFFNDRPWRRATAESANECLPCDCNGRSQECYFDPELYRSTGHGGHCMGCSDNTDGAHCERCRDSFYRLGSEEGCLPCSCNPVGSLSTQCDSYGQCSCKPGVMGEKCDRCQPGFHSLSEAGCRPCSCNLAGSTGECNVETGRCTCKDNVEGFHCERCKPGFFHLDSSNPRGCTPCFCFGHSSVCTNAVGYSTYSITSSFQFGEDEWRAEQRDGSEVLLQWSAETQDISVISDSYFPMYFVAPRKFLGNQVLSYGQNLTFSFRVDRRDTRLSAEDLVLEGAGLRVSVPLIAQGNPYPSENALIYTFRLHEATDYPWRPALTAFDFQKLLHNLTSIKIRGTYSERSAGHLDDVTITSARPGPGVPVAWVESCSCPAGYEGQFCERCSSGYRRETPSLGPYSPCVPCACNGHSETCEPETGMCNCRDNTAGSHCEKCRDGYYGDATAGTASDCQPCPCPGSSSCAIVPRTKEVVCTSCQAGTTGKRCELCDDAYFGDPLGENGAVRPCRLCQCNDNIDPNAVGNCDRQTGECLKCIYNTAGFYCDRCKDGFFGNPLAPDPADKCRACHCNPYGTVNQQTSCNQVTGQCECLSHVTGRDCSTCEPGFFNLQSGRGCERCNCHSLGSTNGQCDIRTGQCECQPGVAGQRCDRCEVNHFGFGSEGCKPCDCDPEGSRSLQCQENGRCECKEGFVGSRCDQCEENYFYNRSWPGCQECPACYRLVKDKVAEQRERLQELENLIANLGTGEETVTDQAFEERLKQAERDVMKLLQEAQNSKDVDQGLMDRLKDINSTLASQLNRLRNIQGTVRETENLAEQARVRVEDTEDLISLASDMLEKAKMAADNVSITPPESSGDPNNMTLLAEEARKLAERHKKEADEIVRIAKAANDTSTEAYQLLLKTLAGENQTANDINELNQKYNQARNISRDLEKQANRVLEEAEEAGNKALQIYANLTSLPTVDSAGLENEANKIKKEAEELDQLIARKLKDYEDLREDMKGKELEVKNLLEKGKTEQQTADQLLARADAAKALAEEAARKGNGTLQEANTILSNLKDFDKRVNDNKTAAEEALKKIPAITQTIAEANNKTRQAELALGNAAADAREAKTKADDAEKIAGSVQKSAAATKAEADKTFADVTGLAREVDDMMKQLQDAEKDLKQKQDDAEQDMMMAGMASQAAQEAEDRARKAKNSVNSLLATVNDLLDKLGQLETVDLNKLNEIEGTLNSAKEWMKDSDLDQKVSFLEREARKQDDAIQAYNRDIEEILKDISNLEDIKKTLPSGCFNTPSIEKP is encoded by the exons GAAAGGCCTTTGACATCACGTACGTGCGTCTGAAGTTTCACACCAGTCGGCCGGAGAGCTTTGCAATCTACAAACGCACCAGGGAAGATGGCCCGTGGGTGCCCTACCAGTATTACAGTGGCTCCTGTGAGAGCACGTATCACAAAGTCAATCGTGGCTTTATTCGGACTGGGGAGGATGAGCAGCAGGCGCTCTGCACAGATGAGTTCAGTGACATCTCCCCTCTCACTGGGGGCAACGTGGCCTTCTCAACGCTGGAGGGGCGTCCCAGTGCCTATAACTTTGACAACAGCCCTGTGCTACAG GAATGGGTGACGGCTACAGATATTAGAGTGACCCTCAATCGTCTGAACACATTTGGAGATGAAGTTTTCAATGACCCAAAAGTTCTCAAGTCTTATTACTATGCGATTTCTGATTTTGCTGTGGGTGGTAG ATGCAAATGTAATGGGCACGCGAGTGAGTGCGTGAAGAATGAGTTTGGGAAGCTGGTCTGCAACTGCAAACACAACACCTTTGGGGTCGACTGTGAAAAGTGTCTTCCTTTCTTCAATGACCGACCATGGAGGAGAGCGACGGCAGAGAGCGCCAATGAATGCTTGC CTTGCGACTGCAATGGGAGGTCGCAGGAGTGCTACTTTGACCCTGAGCTGTACCGCTCGACAGGCCACGGGGGCCACTGCATGGGCTGCTCGGATAACACCGACGGTGCCCACTGCGAAAGGTGCAGGGATAGCTTCTATCGCCTGGGGAGCGAGGAGGGATGTTTGCCCTGCAGCTGCAACCCAGTTG GCTCCCTCAGCACGCAGTGCGACAGCTACGGCCAGTGCAGCTGCAAACCCGGCGTGATGGGAGAGAAGTGTGACCGGTGCCAGCCAGGTTTCCACTCCCTATCTGAAGCTGGGTGCAG GCCCTGTTCTTGCAATCTGGCTGGCAGCACAGGGGAGTGCAACGTCGAGACAGGACGGTGTACGTGCAAGGACAATGTTGAAGGCTTCCACTGCGAGAG ATGCAAACCTGGATTTTTCCATCTGGATTCCTCCAATCCAAGGGGCTGTACCCCCTGCTTCTGTTTTGGACACTCTTCAGTCTGCACCAACGCCGTCGGCTACAGTACCTACAGCATCACCTCCAGCTTCCAGTTTG gagagGACGAGTGGCGTGCTGAGCAGCGCGATGGCTCGGAAGTCTTACTCCAGTGGAGTGCGGAGACCCAGGATATCTCTGTTATCTCGGACAGCTACTTCCCCATGTATTTTGTTGCGCCAC gCAAGTTCTTGGGCAACCAGGTTTTGAGTTATGGGCAAAACCTGACCTTCTCCTTCCGCGTGGACAGACGGGACACACGCCTCTCCGCAGAGGACCTGGTGCTGGAAGGGGCTGGACTGAGAGTGTCAGTGCCGCTCATTGCCCAGGGCAACCCTTACCCCAGCGAGAACGCACTGATCTACACCTTCAG GCTCCACGAGGCTACAGATTATCCGTGGAGGCCTGCTCTTACGGCATTCGACTTCCAGAAGCTTCTCCACAACTTGACTTCCATCAAGATCCGTGGGACGTACAGTGAGAGAA GTGCTGGCCACCTGGATGACGTTACCATCACAAGTGCTCGTCCTGGACCCGGCGTGCCCGTGGCCTGGGTGGAGAGCTGCTCCTGTCCAGCGGGATACGAGGGGCAGTTTTGTGAGCGCTGCTCGTCTGGGTACCGGCGAGAGACACCGAGCCTCGGGCCCTACAGCCCCTGCGTGCCTTGTGCTTGCAACGGGCACAGCGAGACATGCGAGCCTGAGACAG GTATGTGCAATTGCAGGGATAACACGGCGGGGTCTCACTGTGAGAAGTGCCGCGATGGGTATTACGGAGATGCGACAGCGGGCACGGCCTCAgactgccagccctgcccgtgCCCAGGCAGCTCGAGCTGTGCCATCGTGCCCCGCACAAAGGAGGTTGTGTGCACCAGCTGCCAGGCTGGTACTACAG GCAAGAGGTGCGAGCTGTGTGATGACGCCTATTTTGGAGACCCGCTGGGCGAAAATGGTGCTGTGAGGCCTTGCCGCCTCTGCCAGTGCAATGACAACATCGATCCCAACGCCGTGGGGAACTGTGACCGCCAGACGGGCGAGTGCCTCAAGTGCATCTACAACACCGCTGGCTTCTACTGTGACCGCTGCAAGGATGGCTTCTTTGGGAACCCCCTGGCCCCTGATCCTGCCGACAAGTGCAGAG catgTCACTGCAATCCCTACGGCACTGTGAATCAGCAGACGAGTTGCAATCAAGTGACCGGGCAGTGCGAGTGCCTGTCTCACGTCACCGGGAGGGACTGCAGCACCTGTGAGCCTGGCTTCTTCAACCTCCAGAGCGGACGTGGCTGTGAGAG GTGCAACTGCCACTCGCTTGGCTCCACCAACGGCCAGTGTGACATCCGAACCGGGCAGTGCGAGTGCCAGCCTGGCGTCGCCGGCCAGCGTTGCGACAGATGCGAGGTCAACCACTTCGGCTTTGGCTCCGAAGGCTGTAAAC CCTGCGACTGTGATCCCGAGGGTTCGCGCTCCCTGCAGTGCCAGGAGAACGGTCGCTGCGAGTGCAAGGAAGGCTTTGTGGGGAGCCGCTGTGACCAGTGTGAAGAGAACTATTTCTACAACCGCTCCTGGCCGGGCTGCCAAGAGTGTCCAGCCTGTTACAGATTAGTGAAAGATAAG GTGGCGGAGCAACgagagaggctgcaggagctAGAAAATCTTATAGCAAATCTGGGTACGGGAGAAGAAACTGTAACCGATCAAGCCTTTGAAGAGAGGTTGAAGCAGGCAGAAAGAGATGTTATGAAGTTGCTCCAGGAAGCACAAAACAGCAAAG ACGTAGATCAGGGCCTCATGGATCGTCTTAAAGACATCAACAGCACGCTAGCGAGTCAGCTCAACAGGCTGAGGAACATCCAGGGCACAGTGCGGGAGACAGAGAACCTGGCAGAGCAAGCCCGGGTGCGGGTGGAGGACACAGAAGACCTGATCAGCTTAGCTTCCGATATGCTTGAGAAGGCAAAGATGGCAGCTGACAATGTG tccaTTACACCTCCGGAGTCAAGCGGGGACCCTAACAACATGACTCTATTGGCAGAAGAGGCCCGTAAGCTGGCTGAAAG ACACAAAAAAGAAGCTGATGAGATTGTTCGCATAGCCAAGGCAGCAAATGATACTTCCACAGAAGCGTATCAACTGCTGCTGAAGACCCTGGCGGGAGAAAACCAAACTGCAAATGACATCAATGAGCTCAATCAGAA gtATAATCAAGCAAGGAATATTTCTCGAGACCTAGAGAAACAGGCCAACAGGGTGCttgaggaggcagaggaagctgGAAACAAAGCCCTGCAGATCTACGCTAATCTCACCAGTCTGCCTACCGTGGATTCCGCGGGGCTAGAG AATGAAGCAAATAAGATCAAGAAGGAAGCGGAGGAGTTAGATCAGCTAATTGCCAGAAAGCTGAAAGATTACGAGGACTTGAGAGAAGACATGAAAGGAAAGGAGCTAGAAGTAAAGAACCTCTTGGAGAAAGGGAAGACAGAGCAGCAG ACTGCAGACCAGCTCTTGGCTCGAGCAGATGCAGCGAAAGCCCTGGCTGAAGAAGCTGCTCGGAAGGGCAATGGCACATTACAGGAAGCTAATACCATTCTCAGCAACCTGAAAG aTTTTGATAAGCGGGTGAATGATAACAAGACAGCAGCCGAGGAGGCGCTGAAAAAGATTCCTGCCATTACCCAAACCATTGCTGAAGCCAACAATAAGACGCGCCAGGCGGAGCTGGCGCTTGGCAATGCTGCTGCTGATGCCCGCGAAGCCAAGACTAAAGCAGATGATGCTGAGAAAATCGCCGGTTCTGTTCAGAAG AGTGCTGCTGCTACCAAAGCCGAAGCTGACAAGACTTTCGCTGATGTGACGGGGCTGGCCAGAGAAGTGGACGACATGATGAAGCAACTACAGGATGCAGAAAAAGAtctgaagcagaagcaggatgATGCTGAGCAGGATATGATGATGGCAGGCATG GCCtcacaggctgcccaggaggcAGAAGACCgtgcaagaaaagcaaagaactcTGTGAACAGCTTGCTTGCCACCGTTAATGACCTGCTGGATAAATTAG GGCAACTGGAGACAGTGGACTTGAACAAACTGAATGAGATTGAGGGTACCCTGAACAGTGCCAAAGAATGGATGAAAGATAGCGACCTGGACCAGAAAGTGTCTTTCCTTGAGAGAGAAGCCAGGAAGCAAGATGATGCGATACAGGCCTACAACAGGGACATCGAAGAGATCCTGAAGGACATTAGCAACCTGGAAGACATCAAGAAGACCTTGCCATCTGGCTGTTTCAACACCCCGTCCATTGAGAAACCCTAA